A window of Caldisericia bacterium genomic DNA:
GATTTATTAACCCACATTGTTAAAGAGACATCATATAGAGTTATCATAACCTTTTTCTCATTTCCATCCCAAACAACTGTTCCACCAATAGATTCTGAAATAAATCTTAAAGGCACATAGGTTCTTCCATTTCTTATAAAAGGTGCAGTATCAAGTTTAATCTCTTTTCCATTGACGAATGCTATTGATTTTCCTATATAAAGAAATATTTCTTTCTTCTCAATTCTATAAACTGCCCTTGATGCTTTTGTTTCATTTCCTGCTAAATTGAATATCTTTCAAAAGAAAAAGCAGAAAAATTATATGAAGTTCATAAAGGTAAGGATTTTTTTGAAAAACTTGTAAATTTTATGATTTCTGGTCCTATACTTGCAATTGAAGTTGAGGCTCCTAATGCAATTCTTCTTATGAGAAAACTTATTGGTGCTACAAAGCCAGAAGAAAGAGAGATGGGGTCAATTAGAGGAGACCTTGCAATAGATCTTACAGAAAATCTAGTTCATGCTTCAGATTCAAGAGAAAATTATGAATTTGAAAGAAAAGTTATTTTTGGGGAGTAAATTATACGATTATGAAGCAT
This region includes:
- a CDS encoding copper amine oxidase N-terminal domain-containing protein, translated to MAFVNGKEIKLDTAPFIRNGRTYVPLRFISESIGGTVVWDGNEKKVMITLYDVSLTMWVNKSNYYINSVPFIMDSPPLLLPPGRVFVPIRIVSESLG
- a CDS encoding nucleoside-diphosphate kinase, giving the protein MEYLSKEKAEKLYEVHKGKDFFEKLVNFMISGPILAIEVEAPNAILLMRKLIGATKPEEREMGSIRGDLAIDLTENLVHASDSRENYEFERKVIFGE